Proteins co-encoded in one Pelobates fuscus isolate aPelFus1 chromosome 5, aPelFus1.pri, whole genome shotgun sequence genomic window:
- the LOC134612323 gene encoding uncharacterized protein LOC134612323, with protein sequence MLQNLLCGLRLGHIAYCDCRRGALCCAPPPDDHTETAPSDQCVLGGGLIQQIAIEEGKLGPLCSELVGNFPEMEISMNTARFTTQENGSTLTPVLDVSVGPNSHGSKVTATVEMDVEAPLEVNDYIGIKPGKIRGPMKIIAVNSTLANCPFVNTNSTLLDFLKPHLTNYVNLKLGCEFKRLMPSPTHVPVKQNSTIKTKNHNGWVAVNVVGPDDKH encoded by the exons ATGTTACAGAATCTCCTCTGTGGTCTGAGGCTCGGCCATATTGCATACTGTGACTGCAGGAGGGGAGCTCTGTGCTGTGCACCCCCTCCTGACGATCACACGGAGACTGCGCCCTCAGACCAGTGCGTCCTTGGCGGCGGCCTAATCCAACAA ATAGCAATCGAAGAAGGCAAGCTTGGCCCTCTGTGTTCAGAG CTTGTAGGAAATTTTCCAGAAATGGAAATATCAATGAACACTGCAAGATTTACTACTCAGGAAAATGGATCCACCTTAACTCCAGTCCTAGATGTTAGCGTAGGCCCTAATTCACATGGAAGTAAGGTGACTGCAACAGTG GAAATGGATGTAGAAGCTCCCCTTGAAGTCAACGATTACATTGGAATTAAACCTGGTAAAATAAG AGGTCCGATGAAAATAATAGCTGTAAACTCTACATTAGCCAATTGTCCATTTGTTAAT ACTAATTCAACTCTCCTGGACTTTCTTAAGCCACATCTGACAAATTATGTAAACCTTAAACTAGGCT GTGAGTTCAAGCGTCTGATGCCTTCACCTACACATGTTCCTGTAAAACAGAACAgtacaataaaaactaaaaatcacAAT GGCTGGGTCGCTGTGAACGTTGTAGGTCCAGATGATAAACACTAA